In Bdellovibrionales bacterium, the following proteins share a genomic window:
- the rpsT gene encoding 30S ribosomal protein S20, with the protein MANIKSAEKQARQAIVRRDRNQQTKKAVRTSERKLREAMSSGAADKIEELYRDFSSKIAKAAQKGIIHASTASRKVGRIATAISSAAAKK; encoded by the coding sequence TTGGCAAATATTAAGTCAGCAGAAAAACAAGCTCGTCAAGCAATCGTAAGACGTGATCGCAATCAACAAACTAAAAAAGCTGTTCGCACGAGCGAAAGAAAACTCAGAGAAGCAATGTCCTCTGGAGCTGCAGATAAAATCGAAGAACTCTACAGAGATTTTTCTTCTAAGATCGCAAAAGCAGCACAAAAAGGAATCATTCACGCGAGCACAGCCTCTCGCAAAGTGGGCCGCATCGCCACTGCCATCTCTTCAGCTGCAGCTAAAAAGTAA